Within the Miscanthus floridulus cultivar M001 chromosome 17, ASM1932011v1, whole genome shotgun sequence genome, the region TAAATGGATGTTTATGCGGTACTTCTAAATTGCTCAATTTTCTTTCTACACAGAAAATGCAGTAATACGAGTTGAAAATAGATATGCTGTAATCTCATCACTGTCCAACTTTTCAAAATGCTAATATCAACAGCTATAATTGCAGCTATACAGATATATTATATAAAAGAAAAGCTACATAAACTTGGTGAATGAACTTAAATATTCAGAATGAGTATCAACTCACAAGTTATTGAACAGATATGTTGCGAGGAAGTCCAAACCCATGCTTCCACATCATGCCAAGTATAGTGTTGGCCTCAGTCCTCCGCCCACAACTAACGTATGCCTTGTACATgatccaaaatgtcttctttgtTTGATCAATCTTAAAACATTCCATCTCATCTAGCACCCCATGCATCTCTTCCAACCGATGGTGCTTCCCATACATCACCATCTTGCAGTGGTACAAGCTCCGGCACAGCTTCCAACCAGCCTCCTCAGCCTGACGGACAAAATGTACAAGTTTGACAACTGCGTCATACCGAAAATAGCTACATATGATGGCCCGTATCACCTTCATTGTGTTGACAATGGTATTGCGTTCCAATGCCTCAGAAATATGCAGCTCCATCCCCTCAACCAACCCTTCCTGCGCGTACACCTTAATTAAGAGCACATTTAGCCATGCCCTGTAATCATCAGGACCCAACTGCTTGAGCAAATCCTCAATCTTTTGGATTCTACCTACATGGTAAAACTTGCAGTATGCGCACAGCATTGCACGAATATGCACAATGTCAACCTTTCTGACAAGTTTGCAAGCACGCTCATAAGCTTGCTCCATTTTATAGATCCTCCCGGCATGTGCATATCCTCTTAACATCAACATGTGCGTAGTAGCATCTGGAGCAACATGGCCCGACACCATATCCTGAAACACGGCTTCCATTTTGTCCCACATCCAGGCGGTGAGGTAACCAGAGATGATTGCATTGTACGTACCAATAGTGCGGGGTTGGCCAGAAGCATCCAGCGACTGGAGCGTGGCCTCCATGTGGTCAACGAGGAGAGAGCGACCGTACAGGGCGATGAGGATGTTGTACGAGTCCACGTTGGGCGGACCGCACCTTGGGTCGCGCTCCAGCGCGTGGAAGACCTCGATGCAGCTGTCAAGGAGGCCGTTGTGCATGTATGCCGCCATAAGAGCGTTGTAGAGCCCCTGGTTAGGGGAATGGATAGCGGCGCCGTCGGCAAAGAGCGCGGCCGCCGCGTCATGGTCGCGGGCGCGGCTCGCGAGCGAGATGGCGAGGGCGAACTCGCCGAGCGAGGGGGCCGGGGAGAGCGCGCGGCGGAATGAGAATACGGCGAGCCCTAGCCGCGGCCTGGACCGGAGCAGCGAGAGGAGCTCGAGCGACGCGAGGGGAGAGACGGCGAGGAGGGTAGGGAAGGAGTGCTCGTGGAGGGCGGGCACCGGGTCCGGGTCGGGCCCCGGGAGCGCGGTGAGCGAGGTGGCGAGCGAGGAGACGGCGGCGCGGAGATGGGATGCCGCGAAGGGCGGGAGCGGCGGGGACGCAGAAGAACAAGACGCCGGGCACCACGACCCGGTGGGATTgggcggaggaggcggcggcggcggccacgtgTAGGAGATCACGTCGGGTGGGACGGAGCCGGCGGTGAAGGACCGAGGGGTGGTGGCGTCGTGGAGGCAGCAGCGGCTGCGGAGCAGGGGGACGAGGGAGCAGGCGGGGCGGCGGGACAtagggggaggcggcggcggcggcgcgaggggtTTAGGCCTTTAGGGAGGATCCGCGTGGGGAGTGGACGTGGAGGAGGCGAGGAGCGCACGAGGCCACATCGTCCTGGTGTGCTGGATGGGTTTCTTTAGGCGGGGGCCTATGCTGTGCGAGTATGGCGGGCTTTGCAGAAAAAACGGTTCGGCCCCGCCAGGTTGGCCGCGAAGAGACCAAACAAGTGACATGGGCTTTAGCCCATGTTTTGTGATTTGATGAGAGCACGAGTGATACGAGTGGAACTGGCTCACACATAAGAGCAACAAGGTAAATGGTGAGTTAACTCATGAAATCATTCAACATGCGCCAGGGGACCCTCTATCCCGTACTTGTTTCTTCTCTGTGCAGAAGGTTTTTCAGCGCTTCTCCACCATGCTGAGGCAACAAATATGGTTCAAGGGATTCGAATTTGTCCCGGGATGCCTAGTGTTTCTCACCTGTTATCCGCGGATGGTAATGTTGCTCATTTGTAGTACATCTTGGACGTGTATGAGGAGTGCTCGAGACAAAAGATAAACAAGGAGAAATCGGCAATCATGTTTAGCAAAAACACTAACAGTACGGTGAGGTCTGATATCAAGCATGTTATTGGTTTACTTACAGAAATGGAACATGAAAAGTGTCTCGGCCTTTACTCTACATCGGTGGATCCAAGAAAGAAGCTTTCCAATATATCAATGACTGAATATGGAATATAATTCAAGGCTGGAAGGAGAAACTGCTATCAAAAGCGAGGAAAGAGGCCTTAGTTAAGGCAATAACGCAGGCAATTCCAACATATGGCATGCCTTGCTTTGATCTCACGGAATCCTTCTATGATGAGTTGAGCATGGTGATATGTTGATATTGGAGTATTCAGGATAAGGATAAAACACATTGGCTTTCTCGGGATAAGTTGCTACAGCCAAAACGTGATGGAGGCTTGGGGTTTTGAGATTTGCACCATTTTTAACTTGGCAATGCTAGCAAAATATAGTTGGAGGCTTGCCCAAAATCCAGAATGATTATGTGGCATACTTCTCGGATATCAATCTTTTGAATGCGGGTGCGAAACAGGGCATGTCTATACATGGAGAAGTATCTTGAAGGGCAATGTTCTGCTGAAGAATGGTATTATGTGGAGAGTGGGAGATGGAGAATTGATCAACATTTGGGATAATCTGTGGTTGTTGCATGGAACAACACATATGGTGAGCAGTTTGTGTGGCCAAACTCTAATCCAACGAGTATGTGAACTGATTAATCCAGTGATAAACCAGTGGGATGAAGATTTGGTTAAGTCAATTCTTAATGAGGAGGATGTTGGCGTGACATCAGCTATCTCGTTGTGGGAGGACATTTTGGCTATCCTAGGTTGGCATTTTGACTCAAAAAGGTCTTTTTAGTGTCAAATCGACGTATAAGGTTAGTAGAAATTACGCTTATGATAGCCATGTACGGTGCTACTGTTCACAATCCGGCAATGGCACTATGTTCCCATGGAATAAAATCTGGCCTCTCCAGGTTCCAAATAAGTGAAGCACTTCATCAGGAAAGTTTGCACATAATAGCTTGCCTCTGCACCGCAAGATACAAGTCCGTGGAATGGATTGCAACACTAGGTGCCCTATGTGCCATAGACTGGATGAGGACGGGGGACACTTATTTTTCAATTGGAAGTATGCCCGTCGGGTGTGGAGAGAGCTTCCAATGGAGGAAAGCAGAGTTACTTTAGGTGTGTTCTCGTCCTCAATGGAGGTACTCAGATGTATGTGGAGCTGGAAGGGAGAGAAACAGCTGTGACCCCTCATCACCATTTGGGAGATTGTAAGGATCTATGGATGGCTAGAGGAAAGGTGAATAGCTATAAACAATCCTTCAAAGACAACAACACGACTAGACTCATATAAGAGGTGTGATTCCTAACAATTCTACATGCCTAGCCTAGCACTTCAAGGCAATCCTTCCTACATAATTTTAGTGAGCAAGCTACTCTAGTGCACACAAGCTACTCGAGGCAAACTAGTTAACTAGTCGAGCTAAACAAGAGAGACAACTACTTGAATTACTCTACTTAACTACTTGGGCTACAAAAGCACTACACACGCACAAGATGAATACAAGTAAATAACTGAGGTGTAGTGATGGAAACCAACGGGGCAAGAGACGCAACCTGAGGTTTGGCTACTCACCGGCAACCTACGTCCTCGTTGAGGCGCGTCCTTGATTGTTGCTCCGCTCGCTAGCAAAGAAAGCCCTCAAGCTTGACCATCAATGGTGCTTGCTTATAAGACAGATCAATCAACAAGGCACTCCAACTAGCCTCGATTCCAATAAAGTCGTTCTTCACAATCTCCATGAGGATGAGCACCGAGCCTCTCGCAATCAATCGATTGAAGCCCTTGCACAATCACTAAGCGACGCACAACGATCTCCACCAGCTctaagtcatctaggtggtagcaaccaccaagagtaacaagaaatcccgcagccaccatgCTTCtttagtgccacaagatgcaaaTCAACTTGTGAGTGCATCAATCCTATTAGTGGGTTTTGGTGCATAGATGACGATGCATGTACAGAACTAATGATGTTTTATAAGAATTTCAATTATATACACTAATGTGAAAATTGCAAACAGAAACATGGGACCCCTCAGTTTCTACTACAAAGAAAACTACAACACCTCGCTTCAACTGGAAGAAGCTCGCATTTATTTTAAATTCATTTGAGTATAGGTTgtagtactattaagagggatagaAATCTCATTACTTGAATGTATTCTTGTGCTCAATGGATCACTAACATACCCCTAGACACCTTAGAACTGTAACCCACGGTTGACTCAACCCAATGTTGTTTTTCTGTTTTGTCAAGAAATTCTGGTCCTCAGAATTACCGAGCTACTAGCCTAGCAAATTCTGGCTTAGGGTGCTCAGGCTGCTGGTTGCTGACTTACCAAAAATTTCGATGGTGTGCCTAGAAATTTAGGCCTAGGAATTTCCGAGCTATCCCTAGCTAATTTACGAGAAAACCTGCTCAGGTTGTAATGCTTCTCCTTAACCGGAAATTCCACTGTGTGACCGGAAATTCTAGGCTAACGAGCATTTATGAGGGAGAGCACTGTTTCCTCTAAGGACACGAATTTTCGGTGCCTCGCCCTAGAAATTATGGGATGGATCTCAGTCATCGCCAACTACTTTGTTGGCTGATAGAGTGAATCTATTTCACTCCCTCATCTTCCTGTCTCTCTCCTTGGCACTTTAAACACTTTCACCTACTTTGAGACAAAAGCTCCATTGCTTTCACTCTCTCACACACTCACTCTGTCGGTGTTTTATAAACcgaactagtaaacttatacgattgcctTGCTGCTCTAGAAAAACGATGGTAGCATTCAATAAACACGAAAGGTTAGTGCAGcatgcttgctcttgtcagagcaggcGCGCCTAGCTGCGCTCGACCTCCCCCATCCCTCCCAGGGGGCGTGGCAGGGTGAAAGGTCCCAATATGGCTacagaggggtgaatagcctatttaaaaatctacatatcaactagagcaatttgattagtataacaaatagtgaaatataaacttgctctagctctacaagggttgcaagccacttatccaacaattctagttgctatgatctctagacacaatttgttatgtcactactcactaagagctctcacacttgctacactaaagagctccactagatgaacttaaaacaacaaagcaagctctcaattctaattacactaaagagcttgctacaactaggttgcaagaatataaatgagtgagtagggtgattataccgacatgtagagcagtgaaccaattacaagatgaatactaaatcaatcaccaggagaataccaaagggcaagagacaaccaatttttatcccaagattcacgtgcttgctggcacgctagtccccgttgtgttgaccaacacttggtggttcagcggctaaaaggtgttgcacgaacctcgtccacacaattggatcgcaaaacctatccacaagtgaggtaactcaatgacacgagcaatccactagagttatctttcggtgctccactggggaaggcacaagactcctcacaatcaccatgatcagagccggagacaatcaccaacctccgctcaacgatcatcgctgctccaagccatctaggtggcggcaaccaccaagagtaacaagtgaatcccacagcgaaacataaatgccaagtgccactagatgcaatcactcaagtaatgcatttggattctctctcaatctcacaatgatgatggatcaatgatggagatgagtggggggctttggctaagctcacaaggttgttgtgGCAGAATCCCACAATCCTTCAAAGACAACAACACGACTAGACTCATATAAGAGGTGTGATTCCTAACAATTCTacatgcctcacaggagtgcttgtcttccattagacactaagcacttaagggagaacactaaattactcggttccgtcgggcacaccctaggggagaacccgaaaatccacatttttgccatcaggatcacaaatgagagaataaagcttacatcattcgtaaccatttcttacatcacttttgatacaacatcagagtataatatttattaatataatagcggaatgaaatcatattatcagagttataaacaatttaattgaacagcggaatagaaacatgtgaacagagttacagcgaaaataaacatctattagtgacatgatgaagtattgatatatatagactaTGACAACGGATTattaatttttatttataaaaacatttagtgagagttataaatgaagactacgatcgtagcgtaaaggaaatcctctctgagcccaccaggaggaatccagaCACAAAGGttagctcaagcctccacctattacctgcaacagggggaataaaaccctgagtactcaattgtactcagcaagacttacccgacaggaggaaagaaaagactccaagaatatgcaaggctatctggtttgtgggtttattgcatttgcaggaagcattactaagcgtgcgtccttatgttcgatttttattaatagccgcattggttcattaactaaccattctatgtaagcacctgtgctactttcaagcaggtggtaagcaatcagatttcctttgtccatcttctatctttcatctttcagttcttactacgatgctaaaccgtagacaagccgtaccggatcgtccgacgattcgcgaatcaatgcccccagctgggtacctcgaaaacacacgccccacttgtaccccgggcacaagcaggaccaacccgtcactctcatgtcccgggtgtccaggtcttcgtccaaactgggactccaagcccccacccctgagtcctggactcagtgtggtgcaaggacctcctccaccaaaataaaaccctgacagtcgatccggaaagagctggatccacgacaagagagcaacaagtcttccaagcgcccatacacaagtatgtgcttgggataataagtctgtgacctacctagagtcatatgcagcgatcggtccttaaccgaccagacaagggaaaacagtgtaaccaagctatgccccatgtccacggcgacacaactccttacactcaccaatacccaaaccatatccctgcctagtcacaattttcctttccaccatttttatattttccaagtgatagtaatccaataatatattttctatctctcgtaagtgacaggcaatcactcgacttctatcaaagtcctatagcatagccttctacacgatcctgtcatactagtaagacttataggaATAAAaatgtatatgcaagtgggtttcattcaactccttaaaacttaatgcataaatataatttaaacagTAGAAAGTAAGggctatgcaccggggcttgcctgggtaagatacattaaaaagttagtgtctgcatctttagatcatccaccatcaactggatagaaggcCCATTGCAACATCTCATGGAGAGAATACcagtacaccatcttcggattcccaatcatccttcgatcgatccgttgatccatcatcgtacctatatgatatgccatgcgatgcaatgcaaagacataagtAATCGATTGCAACGGTGACTTGTAGAAATACCATTTACGCCTCTCAaactaacgagctagttctaacgacaaccGTACTTATCTATGTATCCATGTCGAATCAGGCGTTACTTCCCAAACGAAGTTTTAATTATGCAAACCCAAGTTGTCCCTTTATTCTATTCtgtcgatttaatcattattcgaaatatgtcatcattatctatttagcaaactaattattctagagctacaaactttacagtgagtacctaatattgttaggaccctactatacaaatttcatattcAATACTATTGCCAATTTATcagaacaattcctacaagttgtcTTTTTACATTATTAAGTatcccaaattaattatatagctcctaagattattatccaactatgtgaacaaattatactaacaagtagatcatgattttagaaacttaataaaattggtttcatcatttttggacaactacacaattttatattgatcttgcaagtttatttctgaactaaTTAACAAATATTTTGGAAAACTAAAAGGACCAATGCTTGGCTCGGCCCGTAGACACGCGCGCGGCCCAGGCGAGAGTGGTGCTCGGCCGGCCCAGCAAGACCGCAACCAGCCGACCCAGCATGGTGGTCGAGCGGCTCAGGCGTGCAGACACAAGCCGGCCACGTAGACTGGCCCAGCGGATGCGCCATGCGGCCCAACGCGAGACAGGCGCGACCTCAGCGCGGCCCGCTTCCGGCGCGTGCGGCCTAGGCGTGCCCGGCCGTAGACCGGCCCAAGCGGGGCAGGCGGCCCAGCAGAGGCGCGTGGGTgagcagccagccagcccagcggGGCAGGCGGCCCAGCAGACATGGCGACAGAAATTTTGTGCAATGGCCCCTTGCGCTTTCCCTAATCGCACTGAGGTCCACGAGCACTATTCAAACAAGTCACGTATTTGCAGCAAGGACCCTACATAAATTTATGTCTTGGATTCTTACCCTCTTCTACCTCCACAAAGCAGAGCACGGCACAGGGCATTGACCGACGGCGGCAGCAATGACGCATTGGGGCCGGGGAAGACACGACGACGGCGAACCACCCACCGGCGAGCTGCCCGGGGAGCCTGCGCGACCACACCAGGCCGCGGCAAGGCTCGAGCGGACCCCAGGCAGCCTCACGGGCCGAGGAAGCGGGCACACCGACCACGATAACGCTGGCCAGGCGAGGGCGGCAGGACGACGTGTGGTGCGGTGGTGCAGGAGGGTCGGGCGCGCGGGCACGAAGGATGTGGCGGTTCGGAACGGCCATGGGCTCGCGCGCGCTCACACGGAGATGACCGACGACGGCGAGCGAGGGACGCAGCGACAGCAGCCTTGGCGCACGGTGGTATGGCCCTCCAGGCGCGGTGATCCGCAGCGGTGGTGCGCGCACTCGAGGAAGAAGGCACGGGGTGGGACGACGCGTGCTCGGCCGCTCAGAAGCTCGGCCGGAGAGGACGGCGTGGCCAAGAGATTCAGGGAGCAGAGCTACACGCAGGTCGCGGCCATGGCGTGCTACGGCATGCGTGTGCTCACGCGAGGAGGGTCCAGCATCGGATGACGTGAGGCACAGCACGGAGGCGCAGCCTTGGCGGGTGGTGGCGGTCATGGCCCAACGCTGCGGGACTACAACAATGACATGAGACCACGGGGTTCGCGCTTGCCCGCAACGGACCGAGCGACGGATGGTGTGACCACGGCGGTGCTACAGGGCACAGAAGATAAAGAGAGAGCACGAACACGTGAGGCAATAGCGATGGCAATGGGCCACAACGACGTCGGTGCAGGCGGTTGGCAGCCGGAGTGAAAGAGAGAGTGGAGAGAGGTGGTGCAGAGCAAGCGCTCAGCTCATCTCGGAAAAGCGAGCAAAAATAGAGGCGGAGATGGCAGAGAAGAGCGGCACAGAGAAAAAGGACGAGAAGACCCGAGCGAGCTCGTCAAGTAAAGGCAGAGCAGTCCGATTGACATCGACCATGGCACGTGGTCCGGTCGGCGAATCAGAAATGGACAATGGCACGATGCACTTGAACTCGAAGCGGCCAAACCCGAGTGGGGGCAAGTGAGGTAGGGACACGTCGTCACCGTGACTAAGGCCGGAGAGCAGAGCGGGAGCAGCAGCACGTGGGTCGGCCGACTTCCATCACGTCAGATAGCAAAGCGATGAGACCATACGAGCAACGGGCagacaagcaaggcaggcaaGGTAGTAGAGACGCAGCGACGGGGCTAGACAGCAACGAGTAGAGCAGAGCAGGCAACAGCGTTTCAATCATCAAAGGAGATCGTGCTGGCCCTTTGCTTTACGTAACTGGTATATACCTTTATATCTATATACATATTCAATCATCAAAGGAGATCGTGCTGGCCCTTAGCTTTACGTAActggtatatatatataacggtttactaatttacatAAATTATAACGTCTAGGCGCAGGAAAATTTTTagcaaagctcgaatttaaatttgattcaaacgctatatatatatgtatatcgttctatttattaatggattttatttgatttatacaAGTTGCTTTTcctgcttaatctaacagaacaaaccgctcgtcatttacttgctagaatcgttatcggacaATCCCAACTATCTTTACACACTGAATAATTTAACTTggcgttgatttgagtccacgaaactaagtcacactggATTCGCGTATCGTgtcgaatacgttttaaatcaaaaatccgagaaacccatttcgaaaactttactgaggcctaaatcgcggcgctaaaaaaagttcgtaacactaggggtgttatggttgctatgtcaatacaaatagccaagagagtgagcttgagccagtcatgaggcttaaatataagcccccatgaaatagagttgttggctcaattattgggcagaCTGCGCATCGACCTGACGCGCTGCTCGAGTGCACCGGACGTGGCACCGGACGCACCATTCATGaataaccggacgtgtccggtaggtcgACCGGACACGCCCGGTCGCTCCCAGACTGCCACATGTCTAGTTCAAACCAAGGTAGCCATTGCTGCCCATACTTACATGCGACCGGACACTCAAACCAGACACTAAAATAGAAAGGACCAGACACTGAGCTGCAGTGTTCGGCCGAGTCTAGAGAGTACATGAggccgatcggacgcgtctaTTAGAAACTAACCGGACGTTGAGCCTCggtgtccgatcgagtccagtaagcacccatggtcgaccgaacgtgtccggtcactctagaccggatgctgccagtgtccgatcaactaTTTCACTGAACAACGACTTAgttgattcacaccggacacgtccggtcgttgAGATCGtcgttaataccggacgtgtccggtcaccataccagacgcgttcgatcactctgtgaccagcacgACTAACTTCTTTTTaattctatcttcttcacccttactcaaatgtgccaaccaccaagtgtattaccttgtgcacatgtgttagcatattttcataaacaatttcaagggtgttagcactccactagatcctaaatgcatatgcaatgaattagaacatctagtggcactttgataatcgcatttcgatacgagtttcactcctcttaatagtacagttatcgatcctaaatgtgatcacactcactaagtgtctcgatcactaaaacaaaatggctcctactatttatacctttgccttgagccttttgtttttctctttcttcttttccaagtttaagcatttgatcatcaccatgccatcaccatcatcatgatcttcaccattgcttcatcacttggagtagttatacctatctcataatcactttgataaactaggttagcacttagagtttcatcaattcaccaaaactaaactagagctttcaatctccctctttttgctaattgatgacaatcctttcacaaagatatgaattaaaattcaattgaattcatgttgcttgcctaagcacatttaccatatgtaaaaggatatggacaagtttcatgaatcccatatggtatcaattactccccctacatatatggtaagagtttggattatagcttgcgcatatgcttagatagaaaatatagaagacaatttctaccaaatgatgctaaggtataagagatgaacctttgaagcgtgataccaatcagagtgcaccaatatatcatccttagcaccattagtaactagacatacacaaaaactagaataccctatgagatcaacattacaagcaagggtctagtttctataaaataaacataagtctagttactttagcctatgcatgctagtttttcacttcaccattcaagcatataactagcatacaccacacaagcatagatattgaaatttaaaacttgtgccatgcaagcaaatataaatatatgaaatgcacattcaaatgcaacatacaagtttatgagcttgctccctctacttgtgtgcatttttttattGTGATTGATCcacttacaatgtcatttcatttgtttgctcctcctatcttactatctttgtgaatttctcttcccttttgtcaacaattagcacaaaaggtgggcttaaattatagatatgttagggtgaaaccatgtgaaatgaggatcatattcccaatttaattcaatttagattacttacaaaagatatttaactcggtttaatCCAACGAcatgcttcttcacacctccaaataagggttatcttgtaccatgttgagttaaacacttataccttattttctagatcaaacactaggtttacaagtccacaaacatgtcatatgctaccactagatcatttcaaacatacaagcaatagtggtaccatataaacatcaaattcatttgattttcatgaatgagcctaggacatgataggaatgactagatgcactaaataagtccttagcaatgtatggatgacatgtcaatcaactttaccttgctttgctcgaaggagatgtatgtcatataatggggggggtgcatcaacacatatttgagaagtcaagtatgtttaattcattccttagcttgtaaaacctcttcTTATCAAGTGGCTTAGTGAAGATGTCGGTAAGTTAAtttttggtgcccacactctcaatgctaatgtcccctttttgttgatgatctcttatgaaatgatgacggacatcaatatactttgttcttgaatgttgaaccaggttgttggtgagctttacgacactctcattatcacatagcaatgtcacttgcttgaatttgattccaaagtcactcaaagtagccttcatccaaactaattgagcacaacaactatcgaccaaaatgtattccacttcggcggttgaaagtgctacactattttgcttctttgatgaccaagacacaagtgatcttcctaatagttgacatgtgctcgatgtgctatttctctcaactttgcatcccgcataattagaATTCGAATatctaatcaactcaaatcttgctcctttgggataccacaatccaacattttgtgtatgcttcaag harbors:
- the LOC136517085 gene encoding pentatricopeptide repeat-containing protein At2g30780-like isoform X3, whose amino-acid sequence is MSRRPACSLVPLLRSRCCLHDATTPRSFTAGSVPPDVISYTWPPPPPPPPNPTGSWCPASCSSASPPLPPFAASHLRAAVSSLATSLTALPGPDPDPVPALHEHSFPTLLAVSPLASLELLSLLRSRPRLGLAVFSFRRALSPAPSLGEFALAISLASRARDHDAAAALFADGAAIHSPNQGLYNALMAAYMHNGLLDSCIEVFHALERDPRCGPPNVDSYNILIALYGRSLLVDHMEATLQSLDASGQPRTIGTYNAIISGYLTAWMWDKMEAVFQDMVSGHVAPDATTHMLMLRGYAHAGRIYKMEQAYERACKLVRKVDIVHIRAMLCAYCKFYHVYAQEGLVEGMELHISEALERNTIVNTMKVIRAIICSYFRYDAVVKLVHFVRQAEEAGWKLCRSLYHCKMVMYGKHHRLEEMHGVLDEMECFKIDQTKKTFWIMYKAYVSCGRRTEANTILGMMWKHGFGLPRNISVQ
- the LOC136517085 gene encoding pentatricopeptide repeat-containing protein At2g30780-like isoform X6; this encodes MSRRPACSLVPLLRSRCCLHDATTPRSFTAGSVPPDVISYTWPPPPPPPPNPTGSWCPASCSSASPPLPPFAASHLRAAVSSLATSLTALPGPDPDPVPALHEHSFPTLLAVSPLASLELLSLLRSRPRLGLAVFSFRRALSPAPSLGEFALAISLASRARDHDAAAALFADGAAIHSPNQGLYNALMAAYMHNGLLDSCIEVFHALERDPRCGPPNVDSYNILIALYGRSLLVDHMEATLQSLDASGQPRTIGTYNAIISGYLTAWMWDKMEAVFQDMVSGHVAPDATTHMLMLRGYAHAGRIYKMEQAYERACKLVRKVDIVHIRAMLCAYCKFYHEGLVEGMELHISEALERNTIVNTMKAEEAGWKLCRSLYHCKMVMYGKHHRLEEMHGVLDEMECFKIDQTKKTFWIMYKAYVSCGRRTEANTILGMMWKHGFGLPRNISVQ
- the LOC136517085 gene encoding pentatricopeptide repeat-containing protein At2g30780-like isoform X5 gives rise to the protein MSRRPACSLVPLLRSRCCLHDATTPRSFTAGSVPPDVISYTWPPPPPPPPNPTGSWCPASCSSASPPLPPFAASHLRAAVSSLATSLTALPGPDPDPVPALHEHSFPTLLAVSPLASLELLSLLRSRPRLGLAVFSFRRALSPAPSLGEFALAISLASRARDHDAAAALFADGAAIHSPNQGLYNALMAAYMHNGLLDSCIEVFHALERDPRCGPPNVDSYNILIALYGRSLLVDHMEATLQSLDASGQPRTIGTYNAIISGYLTAWMWDKMEAVFQDMVSGHVAPDATTHMLMLRGYAHAGRIYKMEQAYERACKLVRKVDIVHIRAMLCAYCKFYHVYAQEGLVEGMELHISEALERNTIVNTMKAEEAGWKLCRSLYHCKMVMYGKHHRLEEMHGVLDEMECFKIDQTKKTFWIMYKAYVSCGRRTEANTILGMMWKHGFGLPRNISVQ
- the LOC136517085 gene encoding pentatricopeptide repeat-containing protein At2g30780-like isoform X4 — encoded protein: MSRRPACSLVPLLRSRCCLHDATTPRSFTAGSVPPDVISYTWPPPPPPPPNPTGSWCPASCSSASPPLPPFAASHLRAAVSSLATSLTALPGPDPDPVPALHEHSFPTLLAVSPLASLELLSLLRSRPRLGLAVFSFRRALSPAPSLGEFALAISLASRARDHDAAAALFADGAAIHSPNQGLYNALMAAYMHNGLLDSCIEVFHALERDPRCGPPNVDSYNILIALYGRSLLVDHMEATLQSLDASGQPRTIGTYNAIISGYLTAWMWDKMEAVFQDMVSGHVAPDATTHMLMLRGYAHAGRIYKMEQAYERACKLVRKVDIVHIRAMLCAYCKFYHEGLVEGMELHISEALERNTIVNTMKVIRAIICSYFRYDAVVKLVHFVRQAEEAGWKLCRSLYHCKMVMYGKHHRLEEMHGVLDEMECFKIDQTKKTFWIMYKAYVSCGRRTEANTILGMMWKHGFGLPRNISVQ